The DNA sequence ACTTACCGGTGGAGATTGAGCACAAAGCGTATTGGGCGGTAAAGGAGTGTAATATGAACATGGGTGGGGCCGGCATAGAAAGAAAGCTTCAATTGGCGGAATTGGAATGTTTGAGACAAGAAGCTTACGACAATGCTAGGCTCTACAAGGAAAAATTGAAAGCCATCCATGACAAACACattagaagaaaggagttccaACCCGGTGACTTAGTGCTTCTCTACAATTCAAGGTTGAGACTACTACCCGGAAAGCTAAGATCAAGGTGGGACGGACCATACCAAGTGGAGAAGGTAGAACCTTATGGGGTCTACCACTTGCGCCACCCAACAAGCCCGGACATCTTCAAGGTAAACGGAcaccgtctcaaattgtatcatggtgagcaaagaaagaactctAAGGAGATTGAAGTGTTCCTCTTGAGGGATGCAACCCTTCAACAAGCACAATGAGATACcgaaagtccaacttaaggacgttaaacaaaagtgctaggtgggagacaccccaccatggtaagatcttcctTTGAGCTTTGTACATAGACACTTGACTTTATGTTTGATAGATAGATTTTATTGTCAATTCTCCATCATTTGTTAAAT is a window from the Arachis stenosperma cultivar V10309 chromosome 3, arast.V10309.gnm1.PFL2, whole genome shotgun sequence genome containing:
- the LOC130965738 gene encoding uncharacterized protein LOC130965738 encodes the protein MGGAGIERKLQLAELECLRQEAYDNARLYKEKLKAIHDKHIRRKEFQPGDLVLLYNSRLRLLPGKLRSRWDGPYQVEKVEPYGVYHLRHPTSPDIFKVNGHRLKLYHGEQRKNSKEIEVFLLRDATLQQAQ